One genomic region from Rhodoligotrophos appendicifer encodes:
- a CDS encoding CAP domain-containing protein: protein MDTFSRDYVSFPIGGGKLQNFSMLRRLIRIFVIIGLCLFPSFQPAFSAPGYRAYAEGLVKNPPTGASFRPELEVYLADLLNSYRKSQGRKSLNYSKQANVAARAQALDMLKGNFVGHESASGYRFNQRVAAFVGDTHSVGENAARDRLPGSVDNAKAKRLFQQWIDSTGHRRNMLSNSYAEVSIGAVQFGNHLYAVQIFWKKQETQDGLSAFRTW from the coding sequence ATGGATACGTTCTCACGCGACTACGTGTCATTTCCGATCGGCGGTGGAAAGCTCCAGAATTTCAGCATGTTGAGAAGATTGATACGGATCTTCGTGATCATCGGCCTGTGCCTGTTTCCTTCTTTTCAGCCCGCGTTTTCGGCGCCGGGCTATCGAGCCTACGCGGAAGGCCTGGTGAAAAATCCACCGACGGGAGCCTCCTTCCGACCCGAGCTGGAAGTCTACTTGGCAGACCTCCTGAACAGCTACCGCAAGTCGCAGGGCCGCAAGTCTCTCAACTACAGCAAGCAGGCAAACGTCGCCGCCCGCGCCCAGGCGCTGGACATGCTCAAAGGAAACTTCGTCGGTCATGAATCGGCGAGCGGCTATCGGTTCAATCAGCGCGTGGCCGCATTCGTGGGCGATACCCACAGCGTAGGGGAGAATGCTGCACGTGACAGGTTGCCAGGATCTGTCGACAACGCGAAGGCCAAGCGGCTCTTCCAGCAGTGGATCGACAGCACCGGCCACCGGCGGAACATGCTCTCGAACTCATATGCTGAAGTGAGCATCGGGGCGGTGCAGTTCGGCAATCATCTTTATGCCGTGCAGATCTTCTGGAAAAAGCAGGAAACACAAGACGGGTTATCTGCGTTTCGCACATGGTAG
- a CDS encoding dodecin: MSDHVYKIIELVGSAPDTIEAAISNAISQAGDSVKHLRWFVVTETRGHVENGKVAHYQVTLKLGFSIEATI; the protein is encoded by the coding sequence GTGAGCGACCATGTCTACAAAATCATCGAACTCGTCGGTTCGGCCCCGGACACGATTGAAGCCGCCATCAGCAATGCGATCTCCCAGGCTGGTGACAGCGTGAAGCATCTGCGCTGGTTTGTTGTCACCGAAACCCGCGGCCATGTCGAGAACGGCAAGGTCGCTCATTACCAAGTGACACTGAAACTCGGCTTTTCGATCGAGGCGACAATCTGA
- a CDS encoding BA14K family protein, translating into MFNLIKATAIATTLGVGMASGGMAQAGGLATPALGSASVSVATQSDVHLAGGRYWKRGHYADRRWHRGYRRGPGGAAVALGAVGLAAGLAATANAYPYGYGPPVVYMAPGYPAPAYGPPGYGAPVYGDPAYGPDVVYADPEDGLSYDDGSDAEAYAPQGYGEDVEQGAASAYSPPPPPVQPRRQQQSAQVAYAGSASGATSGGTPAPWTKPWYSYCYDKFKSFNAETGYYTSYAGEQKFCR; encoded by the coding sequence ATGTTCAATTTGATCAAGGCTACGGCAATCGCCACCACCCTCGGCGTTGGCATGGCTTCTGGAGGGATGGCGCAGGCGGGAGGTTTGGCAACTCCTGCCCTTGGCTCCGCCTCGGTGAGCGTTGCGACACAAAGCGATGTTCATCTGGCGGGGGGACGGTATTGGAAGCGTGGCCATTATGCGGATCGGCGTTGGCACCGTGGTTACCGACGTGGTCCTGGCGGCGCAGCCGTCGCGCTGGGGGCTGTGGGTTTGGCCGCGGGGCTTGCAGCCACGGCGAACGCCTATCCCTATGGCTATGGTCCGCCCGTTGTCTACATGGCGCCCGGTTATCCGGCGCCGGCCTACGGCCCGCCGGGCTACGGCGCGCCGGTTTATGGTGACCCGGCATATGGTCCGGATGTCGTCTATGCCGATCCCGAAGATGGCCTGTCCTATGATGACGGGTCGGATGCGGAAGCCTATGCGCCGCAAGGCTACGGCGAGGATGTCGAGCAGGGTGCGGCTTCGGCCTATTCGCCGCCGCCGCCGCCCGTGCAGCCGCGACGGCAGCAGCAGTCCGCCCAGGTCGCCTATGCTGGTTCAGCTTCAGGGGCCACTTCAGGTGGGACGCCGGCACCCTGGACGAAGCCATGGTACAGCTATTGCTACGACAAGTTCAAAAGCTTCAACGCCGAGACGGGCTATTATACGTCCTATGCGGGTGAGCAGAAATTCTGCCGCTAG
- a CDS encoding response regulator, translating to MEPSPHILVVDDHRDIRDAVSKYLARNGLRVTPADGGAEMRAVLKTGAVDLVVLDVMMPGEDGLSLCRFLRETSEIPVIMLTAMAEDTDRVVGLELGADDYVTKPFNPRELLARIRAVLRRSHSGARPRDRIDPRRTRFNQWILDSARQEILQDGGAAIALSTAEFRLLQTFIQRPHVVLSRDQLLDLTAGRAAQVFDRSIDNQVSRLRRKIEEDPKNPSIIKTVWGGGYVFAADVEELP from the coding sequence ATGGAACCTTCTCCGCACATTCTTGTGGTCGACGACCATCGCGATATCCGCGATGCCGTCAGCAAGTATCTTGCGCGCAACGGTTTGCGAGTGACCCCCGCCGACGGAGGGGCGGAGATGCGTGCCGTGTTGAAGACGGGGGCCGTGGATCTCGTTGTCCTCGATGTCATGATGCCTGGTGAGGATGGACTTTCGCTTTGCCGCTTTCTACGCGAGACGAGCGAGATCCCCGTGATCATGCTCACGGCGATGGCCGAAGATACGGATCGTGTTGTCGGACTCGAACTTGGAGCCGACGATTACGTGACAAAGCCGTTCAATCCGCGCGAGTTGCTCGCAAGGATCCGCGCTGTTCTCCGTCGCTCGCATTCCGGAGCGCGGCCCCGTGATCGCATCGATCCGCGTCGCACCCGATTCAATCAGTGGATTCTCGACTCGGCACGCCAGGAGATTCTGCAGGACGGTGGCGCCGCCATTGCCCTCAGCACCGCTGAGTTTCGCTTGCTCCAAACCTTTATCCAGCGTCCTCACGTGGTTCTTTCCCGAGACCAGCTTCTCGACTTGACCGCTGGCCGGGCTGCGCAAGTCTTCGACCGCAGTATCGACAACCAAGTGAGCCGACTCCGTCGCAAGATCGAAGAAGATCCAAAGAACCCTTCCATCATCAAGACGGTCTGGGGCGGAGGCTATGTTTTCGCAGCTGACGTCGAGGAACTGCCATGA
- a CDS encoding ATP-binding protein: MSRWLPKSIAGQLMSLLFAALILSQGLTVVMFFGERDDAVREAWREEFFARVASVANLIDQTPAAAERVTSAVSSRWQTYRISNTPSPDTQPLDAGDRDLVQRLGVYVGGERVSAIRIRSRDDERETPAFLRWLDAAGGAILGRSGNDDSDKEPVLQIDVPLNDGRWLNVQLPMRGRPVAWALLPVASSAIMAAAILLIIALIVRSITRPLRNLVSAADSFGRGEPIYELEVSGPDEIQRLTTAFNEMSARLTRFIDDRTRMLAAISHDLRTPITALRVRAEFVEDDDTRTRMIETLDDMKRMTESTLSFARDESVDEPGRLVDVSALVESVVDDMADLGKAVDFESTAPVPFTCRSANLKRALTNLIENALRYGGNAHVSVDATPEIVTITVDDDGPGIPEDKMTEVFEPFIRLESSRSRDTGGAGLGLAIARSIVLAHGGTITLENRLKGGLRAIMALPRRALG; this comes from the coding sequence ATGAGCCGCTGGCTTCCGAAGAGCATAGCCGGGCAGCTCATGTCGCTTTTGTTCGCGGCTCTCATTCTGTCTCAGGGATTGACCGTGGTCATGTTTTTCGGCGAGCGCGACGACGCCGTTCGGGAAGCCTGGCGCGAAGAGTTCTTCGCTCGGGTCGCTTCAGTGGCGAACCTGATCGACCAGACACCGGCCGCGGCCGAACGTGTCACCTCTGCAGTGAGCTCACGTTGGCAGACCTACCGCATCTCGAACACCCCTTCACCGGATACCCAGCCGCTGGATGCTGGGGATCGAGACCTTGTGCAGCGGCTTGGCGTCTATGTCGGCGGTGAGAGGGTCTCTGCCATTCGCATCCGATCTCGCGACGACGAACGGGAGACCCCAGCGTTCCTCCGATGGCTGGACGCGGCAGGCGGGGCCATCCTCGGGCGGTCAGGCAACGATGATTCTGATAAGGAACCGGTCCTGCAGATCGACGTGCCGCTCAACGACGGCCGTTGGTTGAATGTTCAGTTGCCGATGCGCGGCAGGCCGGTGGCATGGGCGCTGCTGCCCGTCGCATCATCAGCCATCATGGCCGCAGCGATCTTGCTGATCATCGCTCTCATCGTCCGCAGCATCACCCGTCCACTGCGCAACTTGGTTTCCGCGGCGGACAGTTTTGGGCGCGGTGAACCCATTTACGAACTTGAAGTCTCCGGACCCGACGAAATTCAACGACTTACAACAGCCTTCAACGAGATGAGCGCGCGCCTCACCCGCTTCATCGACGACCGCACCCGCATGCTGGCCGCCATCAGCCACGACCTGAGAACTCCGATCACAGCATTGCGCGTCCGCGCTGAGTTCGTCGAGGACGATGACACTCGCACACGGATGATCGAGACGCTCGATGACATGAAGCGCATGACGGAATCGACGCTGTCCTTCGCCCGTGACGAGTCCGTCGACGAGCCGGGGCGGCTCGTCGACGTGTCCGCGCTGGTCGAAAGCGTCGTGGACGACATGGCAGACCTGGGCAAGGCGGTCGACTTCGAGAGTACGGCTCCAGTTCCATTCACTTGTCGTTCCGCCAACCTGAAGCGGGCGCTGACAAATCTCATCGAGAACGCCCTGCGTTACGGCGGCAATGCGCATGTCAGCGTGGATGCGACGCCGGAGATCGTCACGATCACCGTCGATGACGACGGCCCTGGCATTCCTGAGGACAAGATGACCGAGGTCTTCGAGCCATTCATACGCCTGGAGAGTTCCCGCAGCCGAGACACCGGCGGCGCTGGGCTTGGGCTCGCCATTGCACGATCCATCGTCCTCGCGCATGGCGGAACCATTACCTTGGAAAATCGTCTGAAGGGTGGACTGCGGGCGATCATGGCGCTGCCGCGTCGGGCTTTGGGCTGA